The following is a genomic window from Lujinxingia vulgaris.
CGCAGGCGGAGCTCGGCGAAAGATCAAGTGTTTCTCGTCCGACCATCGCCAGGGTGGAAGCAAACCACGACGTCACGACTGCCACCATCGCCAAGATCGCTCAGGCGCTCGGTCTAACGCTGGAGTTGAAAGACCGCACCTGATCTCAGTT
Proteins encoded in this region:
- a CDS encoding helix-turn-helix domain-containing protein produces the protein MSEIEQVNFGDTIRQARKKHGWSQAELGERSSVSRPTIARVEANHDVTTATIAKIAQALGLTLELKDRT